In Deltaproteobacteria bacterium, the DNA window GTGGCCCAGCCTCCCCTCCACCGCACTCCGGCCGTCGGTCCACTGTATCCGGGTCAGCCCAACACGCAACTCGGGGCGAGGGTACCGTCCAGGCGAGGGGGTGTCAAGTTTGCACCGTTCCTGCGCACTTCTCGACACAACGCGCCGCGCAACCCGGACGGCGCTCGCTGCCCGCCGCCGCACGGTGCCGACCGACGGCGCTGCGTCGCGAGTGGTCCCAGGGGGAATCGAACCCCCGTTACCGACGTGAGAGGCCGGCGTCCTAGCCGCTAGACGATGGGACCTTCGTGAAAGGCTGAGGAGGGAGGACTCGAACCTCCAATGGCCTGATCCAGAGTCAGGTGGCTTACCAATTAGCCGACTCCTCAATGGCCGACGAACGCTAGCGGAGGTGCCCTGAGGCGTCAAGGCGGAACGGCGTTCGACGCACCCAGGCGCGCGCGCGCCGCGCGCAGCCGCGCGAGCGCGCGTTCACGGCCGAGCACGTCGAGGACTTCGTAGATGCCCGGGCTGACGGTGCCGCCGGTCACCGCGACGCGCACGGGCTGGGCAAGCTTCCCGAGCGCCAGGCCGTGCGCGGCGAGCGTCGCTTGGAAGGCGCTCTCGAGCGCACCGGCGTCCCAGCGGGGCAGGGCGGCCAGACGGCCGATGAGGTCGTCGAGAACGGGTCCGATCTCCGGAGTGAGGTGCTTGGCGGCGGCCTTCGGGTCCAGCTCGACCGTGTCGACGAGGTAGAAGCGGCAGAAGTCGGCGAGCTCGACGAGCGTCTTGGCCCGCTCGCGGAGCGTCTCGACGACCCGCACGAGCCAGGCCCGGTCGGCGGGCACCGGCAGCCCGGCCCGTTCGAGGAACGGCACCACCAGCCCCGCCAGGTCGGCCGGCGGCATCGCCTTCATGTACTGGAAGTTCACCCACTCGAGCTTCTCGGGATTAAAGATCCCGGCCGCCTTGCCGACGTTCTCCAGGGTGAAGTGCTCGATCAGCTCGGCGCGCGTGAAGAGCTCCTGGTCGCCATGCGACCAGCCGAGGCGGGCCAGATAGTTGACCACGGCGTCGGGCAGGTAGCCGAGATCGCGATAGGCAAGGACTGAGGTGGCGCCGTGACGCTTGGAGAGCCGGGCCCGGTCGAGCCCGAGGATCAGGGGAACGTGGGCGAAGCGGGGCGGACTCGCGCCGAGCGCACGATAGAGGAGAATCTGGCGCGGGGTGTTCGCCAGATGGTCGTCGCCGCGGATGATGTGCGTGATCGCCATCTCGGCGTCGTCCACGACGCCGCAGAAGATGAAGAGGGGCGCGCCGTCGGAGCGGACGATGACGAAATCGTCCAGGTCGACGTTCTGGAAGACGACGCGGCCCTTCACCTCGTCGTCGACCACGGTCTCGCCCTCGAGGGGCGTGCGGAAGCGCAGCACCGAAGCGGTCCGGCCCGCCGGTGGCGCGGCGAGATCCCGGCAGGTGCGGTCGTAGGCCGGCCGGCGGCCGGCGGCGAGGGCCGCCCGCCGGCGCGCGTCGAGCTCCTCGGCCGTGCACCAGCACCGGTAGGCCCGACCGGTGGCGAGCAGTGTTTCGGCGCGCGCGCGGTAGAGGTCCAGCCGGGCGCTCTGGTGGATGGGTCCCTCGTCCCAGTCGAGATGGAGCCAGGCGAGGGCGTCGAGGATCGCCTGGATCGATTCGGGGGTCGAGCGCTCCGCATCGGTGTCCTCGATGCGAAGGACGAAGCGTCCGCCGTGGTGTCGCGCGAAGAGGTAGTTGAAGAGCGCCGTGCGGGCGCCGCCGATGTGGAGGTAGCCGCTGGGACTCGGCGCGAAGCGCGTCCGCACGGTCATGAGATCAGGACGTACTCGGAAGGCCGGAGACAAGTCAACGGATTGACACGGCAGGTGTTTTTTTCGCGCGAGTTTGAGACTCCCGAGGTGCGCCTGCATACTGGGAGCGGCCCAGAGAGGTGACGTGATGTTGAAGAAGATCCTGGTGGTGGAGGATAACGAGGACAACAGACGTATCCTCGTCTATCGGTTGCGGAAGATCGGGCAGTTCGACATCCGCGAGGCGGCGAACGGGCTGCAGGCGATCGAGGCGGTGCAGCACGACCCGCCGGACCTCATCTTCATGGATCTCAAGATGCCGGTGATGGACGGGTGGGAGGCGACCCGTCGCATCCGGCAGATGGACGTCGGCCAGTCCGTCCGCATCATCGCGCTCACCGCCCAGGCCATGGCCGGCGACGAGCAGAAGGCGCTCTCCAT includes these proteins:
- the gltX gene encoding glutamate--tRNA ligase, with amino-acid sequence MTVRTRFAPSPSGYLHIGGARTALFNYLFARHHGGRFVLRIEDTDAERSTPESIQAILDALAWLHLDWDEGPIHQSARLDLYRARAETLLATGRAYRCWCTAEELDARRRAALAAGRRPAYDRTCRDLAAPPAGRTASVLRFRTPLEGETVVDDEVKGRVVFQNVDLDDFVIVRSDGAPLFIFCGVVDDAEMAITHIIRGDDHLANTPRQILLYRALGASPPRFAHVPLILGLDRARLSKRHGATSVLAYRDLGYLPDAVVNYLARLGWSHGDQELFTRAELIEHFTLENVGKAAGIFNPEKLEWVNFQYMKAMPPADLAGLVVPFLERAGLPVPADRAWLVRVVETLRERAKTLVELADFCRFYLVDTVELDPKAAAKHLTPEIGPVLDDLIGRLAALPRWDAGALESAFQATLAAHGLALGKLAQPVRVAVTGGTVSPGIYEVLDVLGRERALARLRAARARLGASNAVPP
- a CDS encoding response regulator; the protein is MKKILVVEDNEDNRRILVYRLRKIGQFDIREAANGLQAIEAVQHDPPDLIFMDLKMPVMDGWEATRRIRQMDVGQSVRIIALTAQAMAGDEQKALSIGCDDYLAKPVVDPDIVRQKLERLIGAAGAPCH